In one window of Prevotella fusca JCM 17724 DNA:
- a CDS encoding low molecular weight protein-tyrosine-phosphatase, with the protein MDITTNKKERILFICLGNICRSPAAHAVMQHLVEERGCAGQYEIDSAGIGNWHVGQLPDQRMREHGRRRGYSVDHHARQFDARTDFDRFDRIVVMDEENYRNITSQAPDDEAREKVIRMADYFTQHPHSTCVPDPYYGGPEDFELALDLIEDGCKGILNS; encoded by the coding sequence TAGGAAATATCTGCCGTTCTCCGGCAGCACATGCTGTAATGCAACATCTTGTGGAAGAACGTGGATGTGCTGGGCAGTACGAAATTGATTCGGCTGGAATCGGAAACTGGCACGTTGGACAACTGCCAGACCAACGTATGCGGGAGCATGGCAGACGGCGTGGATATAGTGTAGACCATCATGCCCGCCAGTTTGATGCCCGCACAGACTTTGACCGATTCGACCGGATTGTAGTTATGGACGAGGAAAACTATCGTAATATAACATCACAGGCACCCGATGATGAAGCACGGGAAAAAGTAATCAGAATGGCTGATTACTTCACGCAACATCCTCATTCCACTTGTGTACCAGACCCTTATTATGGTGGACCGGAAGACTTTGAACTTGCGCTTGACCTGATTGAGGACGGCTGTAAAGGAATACTTAATTCATGA